The following proteins are co-located in the Apium graveolens cultivar Ventura chromosome 5, ASM990537v1, whole genome shotgun sequence genome:
- the LOC141661083 gene encoding uncharacterized protein LOC141661083 — MATVEIRGWKRKLCVREGMDEYEDEIQSYFDGRYICGYEAAYMVFRFNIHYRSLVVEQLSFHLQGRKSCTFRANEPLAKNDVDRVWAPRKRGKKIGRLAYSRHISGEIWLLRLLLTKVRGATLFESLRTINGKVCANFQEACRDFGLLDDENEWHQVFSQCSETEIPDQIRQLVTDLNALWNGQWVNMVDDLVKKQREITEFHNILKSSGRSLEDYTQLPQPPHSYLDCSINNLIIEETIHKIIEMEREFLDLKSRCNTKQLEVYNVVMQSVDKGEGGIFLYMVVAIVVMGKWEPNRRTDGEGGDDISVPESFFHLGSQITVESMMESTFPNFMHLIVEKLPGELSSYFSVDTAEDFPISVFDQLALRMKVTRFLDQCVECEVIVGQFKGAKHFILMMELCPTETQFPFILCRKEMPLQVCYAMTINKAQGHSLENVALFLPKGMFTHGQFYVEVERNMS; from the exons ATGGCGACGGTGGAAATTAGAGGGTGGAAAAGAAAGTTGTGCGTTAGAGAGGGGATGGATGAGTATGAGGATGAGATACAATCATACTTTGATGGAAGATACATATGTGGGTATGAAGCTGCATACATGGTGTTTAGGTTTAATATTCATTATAGGTCCCTTGTAGTTGAGCAGCTATCATTTCATTTACAGGGTAGAAAATCGTGTACGTTTCGTGCCAATGAGCCGTTGGCAAAG AATGATGTTGATAGAGTGTGGGCTCCGAGAAAGAGGGGAAAGAAAATAGGTAGATTAGCTTATTCACGTCATATTTCGGGAGAAATATGGCTTTTACGTCTTTTGTTGACAAAAGTACGTGGTGCGACCTTATTTGAGTCATTAAGGACTATAAATGGAAAAGTTTGTGCCAATTTTCAGGAAGCGTGCAGGGATTTTGGACTTCTTGATGATGAAAATGAATGGCATCAGGTTTTTAGCCAGTGTTCTGAAACCGAAATTCCCGATCAAATCCGTCAGTTGGTGACTGATCTGAATGCTCTGTGGAATGGTCAATGGGTCAACATGGTTGATGACCTTGTGAAGAAACAACGAGAGATAACAG AGTTCCACAATATTTTGAAGAGCAGTGGGAGGTCCCTTGAGGATTACACTCAATTGCCACAGCCGCCGCACAGTTATTTGGATTGCAGTATCAATAATCTCATTATTGAGGAGACAATCCATAAAATTATCGAAATGGAGAGAGAATTTCTGGACCTGAAGTCACGTTGTAACACTAAGCAACTAGAGGTCTACAACGTTGTCATGCAGTCAGTTGACAAGGGGGAAGGGGGCATTTTTTTGTATATGGTAGTGGCGATTGTG GTGATGGGAAAATGGGAACCAAATAGAAGAACTGATGGTGAAGGTGGAGATGATATTTCTGTTCCAGAAAGCTTTTTCCACTTAGGTTCCCAAATTACTGTTGAGAGTATGATGGAAAGTACATTCCCAAATTTCATGCA TCTTATTGTGGAGAAGCTTCCAGGTGAACTGTCATCGTATTTTAGTGTTGACACAGCTGAGGATTTCCCTATTTCGGTGTTTGATCAGCTTGC CTTAAGGATGAAGGTCACCAGGTTCCTGGATCAGTGTGTTGAATGTGAGGTTATTGTTGGTCAGTTTAAGGGTGCAAAACATTTCATTCTGATGATGGAATTATGTCCAACTGAAACTCAATTTCCATTCATATTATGTAGAAAAGAGATGCCGCTACAGGTTTGCTATGCTATGACCATCAACAAGGCTCAGGGACATTCTCTTGAAAATGTGGCTCTCTTTTTGCCAAAAGGGATGTTTACTCATGGACAATTTTACGTGGaagttgaaaggaatatgtcctaa